One Lacticaseibacillus casei DSM 20011 = JCM 1134 = ATCC 393 DNA window includes the following coding sequences:
- a CDS encoding beta-galactosidase small subunit encodes MAYTNNQLHVIYGDGSLGLQGANFHYLFSYERGGLESLVVNDKEWLYRTPTPIFWRATTDNDHGSGFSVKSAQWYAADKFSTCQDIELTVDDQPVTPLPIAPLNNKYTDHEIATKVSLAYHFVTTTVPSTIVTVTYTVTADGQINIATHYSGQSDLPELPAFGLRFIMPTTATGFDYTGLSGETYPDRLAGATHGQFHVDSLPVTPYLVPQECGMHMQTEQVTVTRSTTQNNADHDNTPFSLTFSQADAPFAFSCLPYTAAELENATHMEELPLARRTVLSIYGAVRGVGGIDSWGTDVEAPYHILADQDIDFSFNIHF; translated from the coding sequence ATGGCTTACACAAATAATCAACTACACGTTATTTACGGCGACGGGAGTTTAGGACTACAGGGGGCTAATTTCCACTACCTCTTTAGCTACGAACGTGGCGGACTTGAATCACTCGTCGTCAACGATAAAGAGTGGCTCTATCGTACACCCACGCCCATCTTTTGGCGGGCGACAACCGATAATGATCACGGTAGCGGCTTTTCAGTCAAATCCGCACAGTGGTACGCGGCCGATAAGTTCTCAACTTGTCAAGATATCGAATTGACGGTTGACGACCAACCAGTCACACCGTTACCAATCGCGCCACTCAATAACAAATACACGGATCACGAAATCGCCACGAAAGTCTCTCTGGCTTACCACTTCGTTACCACGACCGTTCCTAGTACCATCGTCACAGTGACTTATACGGTGACAGCAGACGGTCAGATCAATATCGCCACCCATTATAGCGGTCAGTCTGATTTGCCAGAGCTACCCGCATTTGGTCTGCGGTTTATCATGCCAACTACCGCGACCGGCTTCGACTATACCGGTTTGTCCGGTGAGACTTATCCTGACCGGCTGGCTGGCGCAACACACGGGCAATTCCACGTTGACAGTCTGCCAGTCACACCATACTTGGTCCCACAAGAATGCGGCATGCACATGCAAACTGAACAAGTGACAGTAACGCGATCAACAACACAAAATAACGCTGACCACGACAACACACCATTCAGTTTGACATTTAGCCAAGCCGATGCACCATTCGCCTTCAGCTGCCTTCCCTATACCGCTGCTGAACTAGAAAACGCAACACACATGGAAGAATTACCATTAGCACGGCGAACGGTCTTATCAATCTACGGTGCCGTTCGTGGGGTCGGTGGCATTGATAGTTGGGGAACGGACGTAGAAGCCCCATATCATATCCTCGCTGATCAAGACATTGACTTCAGCTTTAACATTCATTTCTAA